The sequence ATCCAGCACCGTGATACCATCTTCTTCATACACATGGCTCTCTTCGAGCATTTGCCTCAATACTATCTCATACGTCACTATAGAGGTTTCAGAATAGCCTCTAACGTCAAACAGATAATGTAAAAACTCCTCAGATGCCTCTTGAAGTTTATCTTTCATCTCTTAATGCACCGTATGGGTTAACATTTTTTCTCTAAGGAAGTTTCTGGCATCATCCAGTTCCATACCCTCCAAAGAGACACTCTCCAAATAGAAATCGATGGTCGTAAAAGGTTTGGGAATAAGAAATTTGTCCCAGCTTCCAAGCTGCCAATACGCCTTAGGTATATAATTGACTGTTAATACCGGTGCCTTGGCTTTATGTGCCAACGCGATAGCACCATCACTGATGCTGTGGCGCGGCCCCCTGGGACCATCAGGGGTCACCAGCAGGTCATCCCCTTTTTTGAGTGCCCTGAATGCTTCTAAGAGTACCTGTTTGGCTCCACGGCTACTAGAGCCTCGCAAAGGCGCTATAGAGAAATAGATCAGTATCCTTGCGATCATCTCGCCATCGAAGTGCCTGGAGATGATCCCGGAAGCTGACTGTTTTTTATGAAAATGGCGATAGGCTTGGGGAGACATCAGCAGTTCACCGTGCCAACAGACCACTATCGACTGATCCTGGCTTATCTCACCCATGATATGAAAGTTTTTTTTAGAGGTAAGCCAGTAAAAACGCATCAGAAGATAGCCCAGCGGGGGGAGCAGGACTTGAGCAATACTTCGTGATAGTGTTTTAAACATTAGCTCTCCTAAACAAGCACTCCATCAAGAGCACCCCTAGAGGTTTTTGTCACTTTGACATCTACTATTTTACCTAAAAGCTCTTCACTTCCCTGAACGAAAAAGAGTTTACCATCATCTGAACGCCCTGAAACCCTTCCGTTGGGTTTGAGTTCATCAAAATAGACTTGATGTATAGTACCCAACTGCGCATCCATGATCTCATCCAGGATCTCAGTATGTCGTGCCTGAAGTCGTGTCAATCTCTCTCCGGCTACATCGCCGTCGATTTGATTATCAAACTCTGCTGCTTCAGTATGCGGACGGGGAGAGTATTTGAAAGAGAACATCTGCTCAAAACGTACTTTTTCCAGTACATCCATCGTATCTTCAAAGTCCGCATCACTTTCACCCGGAAAACCAACGATGATATCTGTAGAGATCGTGGCTTCAGGGCAAAGTGTACGGATCTTTTCACAGCGGTTCAGGAAGTTCTCTTTGGTATACCCTCTTTTCATTGCTTTGAGCAGTGATGTCGAGCCACTTTGCAAAGGCACATGTATCTGTTTGCATATCTTAGGATTAGAGGCGAACTCCTGAATGAAAGCATCATCCATATGTAAAGGGTGAGGAGAGGTAAACCGTATGCGCTCCAACCCCTCTATCTTAGAGATCTTTTGTAATAACTGTGTAAAATCACACTGTTCTTCTGAAGATCCGAATCGTCTTCCGTAGTTATTGACATTCTGTCCAAGAAGCATCACCTCTTTTGCACCGGTAGCTACCGCTTTTTTAATCTCTTGTACGATAAGGTCAGAAGGAATCGATATCTCTTCTCCACGTGTTGCAGGTACGATACAGAAGGTACAAGACTTGTCACATCCTATGGAGATATTGACCATCGCTTTGTAAGGGTTGCTTCTGTACTCGCCAAAGGCATAGGTACTTTCATCAAAATCCGTACTGACCTCTACGGCATGCTTTTTATGGACCACTTCAGTGATCTTCGAGACATTTCTTGCGCCTAGCACAAAGTCTACAGAGGGTGCACGTTTGATGATCTCATCACCTAAATGGGAAGCGGTACATCCTGTCACACCGATTTTGGCAGAGGGTTTTTTGTTTTTGTTAAAGACACCGATCTCTGAAAAGAGTTTTGCAACAGGCTTCTCTCTGACAGAACAGGTATTAATGATGATAAGGTCAGCATCTTTCAGATTTTCAGTGATTTCGTAGGATTCTTTTTGGTTCAGCTCTGCGATCATATGTTCACTGTCACGAACGTTCATCGCACAACCAAGTGTTTCTATAAATAATTTTTTACTCAAATGTTATCTCTTCTTTAATGGGGTAGTTTTTTGAACTGAAGCCCAAAAAACCATGCTTACGCCAAGCCTACCTTAGAAGCAGTCTTATGCGATAATGTGTACTTCGTAGATATATTCATTCTCATCCAGTCCGTACTTGACTTCTCTCATATATACAGAGAAACCTTTTTCTTCAAAATATTCGATCAACTCTTTCAGCTCTTTATGCGAGTTATCTTTATCAAAATAAAAGATAGATCTATTCGCTAGTTCATCTTCTATTTTTTGCAATTCAATCGTTTTCGGCTTCGCTTTAAGGGTTGTTCTAGCAAGTTTTAATTTCATCTATGGATACCTTTTAAATTATATTATTTATTCTTCCGATTTATACAACAATTATACTTTATTTTCTGTAAAGCTTTGGTTAGCTATAATAATCAACTTCAAAAACAACACCTCCCAAGACGTTATTGACACTGTTATGTTACCTCTTGTAGCGGTATATTGTATTGATTAGAAAAACATTTATAAATTAGGAAAAATCATGGAAAAAATATTAGACATCATAGAAGCGATAGCACACGAAAAAAATATCTCTAAAGAGCATGCGATAGAAGCGTTTAAAGAAGCTTTGATCAATACAGCTAAGAAACTGACAAGCTTTACAAGTACCTTTGAAGTGAACATAGACAATGATACAAAAAAATATTCTGTCTATAAGGTCATTACCGTTGTAGCCGATGATGATGAACAACTTTATGTGGAAGTAGGAAAAGAGGGGAACAAGCAAGAAATCGAGTCAGACAGTTTCATCGCTCTCTCCGATGCACAAGAGTTTGATGACTCTTTAGAGGTAGGAGACCAGTTAAAAGAGGAATTCATCTTGGAAGAACACGGGCGTACAGCTTCAGCAAATCTTTTCAGAGAGCTTGAGTACCATGTACAAAGACGTATAGAACAGGATCTCTTTGAGAAATACAAAGAACAAGTAGGTTCAGTGATGTTAGGTACCGTGAACCGTGTGGATGCAGATGACAATACACATGTTGAGATCGGTGAGCTTAAAGGTATTCTTACACAGAGAAACCGTATCAAAGGTGAGAAGTTTAAACGCGGAGACTCTATCCGTGCACTTCTCAGATATGTAAGTGTTGATCCGGATCATGGTCTTTTCCTGGAATTGACAAGAACTTCACCTAAATTCCTCGAAGCACTGATGGCCAATGAAGTACCTGAGATCGATGACGGTGTCGTAGAGATCGTGGCTGCAGCGAGGATCCCGGGGGAAAGAGCAAAAATAGCACTGAAAACAGAGCAGATGAATGTCGATCCTATCGGTGCAGCTGTGGGGGTTAAAGGTGTACGTATCAATGCCGTCAGTGAAGAGCTTAACGGTGAAAATATCGACTGTATCGAATTCTCACCTATCCCTGAAGTTTTCATCACACGTGCATTAAGTCCTGCCATTTCTCAGAGTATCAAAGTAGATGCTGATGAGAAAAAAGCGGTTGTCAACATTACAAGCGATCAAAAAGCAAAAGCGATCGGTAAATCCGGAATTAATATCCGTCTAGCCTCTATGCTGACAGGATATACGATAGAATTGAACGAAATTGAAGGGGTAACCGAAAGACAAGTAGATAGTTCAGAGAGTGCAGAAGTTACAAAAACGACTGATACATCAGCACTGGAAGATCTCTTTAAATAAGAAAATAGCTTGAAATAAACGCTCGTCATCCTCGGATTAGGTCCGAGAATGACACTATATGACTACGCTAAAATTATTTCGGAAAAACTCTCTACATCCAAAGAGGCAGATCCTACTAAAACACCGTCCACACCTCTAATCGCAGCAATCTCTTGAATATTAGATGTCTTCACACTACCTCCATAGAGCAGCGGCTTTTGTACAGTTTGTTTTAACGCTTGATGGGTAGAAGCTATCTCTTCAACCGTAGCAGATCTTCCTGTTCCTATCGCCCAGATAGGTTCATAAGCAACGATAAGATTTTTATAGCTGATATCAATACCATCAAACTGTGCAAGCAGATACTCCATCACCGCTTCATCACCCTTTTCTCTTATCTCAAGCGGTTCACCAATGCAGTAGAGTATTTCATACCCCTGCTCTTTAAAAAATGTAAATTTCTCTGCTACTTTGTCTTGGGACTCGCCTAAATGTTCCCGTCTTTCGCTATGTCCGATGAGTATCGTTCTGATACCGAATTCATCAAGCTGCTCTGTACCTATTTCTCCGGTAAATGCACCGTTTTGCACAGGATAGGCATTTTGTGTACCGATAGTAAAATCACCCTCATATCTACCTAAAGCTGTTGCAGGAGGAAAGATATAAACTTGGTCTTCAGGTTTTTTTGCAAGCAACTTCTCATTCAATACTTTAATGTATTTTTCTGTTGATGCTCTGGTATGATTTGTTTTAAAATTTGCTGCAAAAATCAATCAAAATCCTTTTACTCAAGTGCTTCTATTCCTGGCAGAGAAATACCTTCTATCAGTTTCAAGCTTGCTCCACCACCTGTACTTACAAAGGTCATCTCATCTGCATCACCGGCACGTTGTGTCACATCGGCAGTGTCACCACCCCCTACGATCGTCGTCGCATGTGTTTGTGCAATGTTATTTGACATAGCGAAACTACCTTTTGAATATCTATCCATTTCATAGACACCCATAGGACCGTTCCATATAATCGTTTGTGCATCATTAAGTGCTTCACGGAAAAGTCTTGAAGATGCAGGACCTATATCCAGTCCCATCCAACCTGCAGGGATCTCTTGTATAGGCAGAAATTTGACTGTCGTCTTCTCTGAAAACTCTGGTGCCACCACGACATCAACCGGTAAATAGAGTTTAACCCCCAGCTCTTTGGCTTTGGTCATAATACCTTTTGCTTCATCCAACAGATCATCTTCAACCAAGGAATTACCTACTTCATACCCTTGTGCCTTAAGGAATGTAAATGCCATTCCACCGCCGATGATGATCTTGTCGACTTTATTGATAAGGTTTGTCAAGGCCTGAAGTTTACCAGATACTTTGGATCCACCCACAACTGCAATAAAAGGACGCACAGGGTTTTCAAGTACTTTAGAGAAGAAATTGATCTCTTTACTCATAAGAAAACCTGCTGCCTTATGGTCTGCATCAAAGAATTTGGTGATCGCATCAATAGAAGCATGTTTTCTATGACAGGCACCAAATGCATCATTCACGTAAAACTCTGCAAAACTTGCCAACTGCTCAGCAAATGCCATATCATTTTCTGTTTCCCCTGCTTCATAACGGAGATTTTCAAGTAAAAGCATATCGCCTTCTTTCATCACCGCTGCTTTTGCTTTAGCATCTTCACCTACGACATCTTCTGCCATAAAAATTTCATTTTCTACTTTGAGTAAGGTACGCAGTCTTTTTGCTATAGGAGCCAATGAATACTTCTCTTCATACTTCCCTGGTTCTGGTCTTTCATAGTGTGAAGCAAGAATGATTTTACAGTCTCTGTCTATGCAATAGCGAATTGTCGCCAATGCAGAACGTATACGTCTGTCATCTGTAATATTCCCAAATTCATCCTTTGGTACATTAAAATCACATCTTATAAAAACTCTTTTACCGTCAATCTTTAAATCTTTTAATGTTTTCATCTATTCCCTGTCTTACTTTTTACTTACGTGTACTGCCATATCTACCAGACGTCGAGAGTATCCCCACTCATTGTCATACCAAGAAAGCACTTTAACCATGTTATCTCCTATCACCTGGATAGTATCGAGAGGTACTACCGTACTTAACTCTTCACCCACAAAATCCTGGGAGACCCTGTACTCTTCATCTACACCTAAAATACCTTTATGTGACCCTTCACTGGCTGTTTTGAATGCAGCTTGTACCTCTTCAACTGTTACGTTTGTGTTGAGGGTTACTGTGAGATCGACCATAGAGACATCCGGCGTTGGTACTCTTATCGCCTGCCCGTTTAACTTGCCTGAAAGGTTTGGAAGTACTTTGGAGATGGCTTTTGCTGCACCCGTTGTTGTGGGGACAAGATTCGTTGCACCGGCACGCCCTTTTCTCGGATCTTTTTTATGTTTTGCATCCAATATAGGCTGAGAAGAGGTATAAGAGTGTATCGTGGTCATCAATCCTTTTTCTATACCAAATACATCATCCAAAACCTTTGCTACAGGAGCCAATCCGTTGGTCGTACAGCTAGCATTTGAAATGATCGCTTCACCTGCATAATCATCAGCATTGGCTCCAAGTACGAATGTTGCCGTATCATCTTTTGCCGGTGCAGAAAAAACCACTTTCTTTACACCATTGTCCAAATAAGGCTGTACACTCTCCGCTGTCAAGAACGCTCCTGTACACTCTAAGACAAGATCAGCACCGCAAGAGGCAAAATCAAGCTTGGAAAGATCACGTTCTGCAAAGATCTTGGCTTTCGTTCCACCGATATTCAAATAGCCGTCGGCTACAGTGATATCATTGCGTCTTCCATGGACAGAGTCATATTTTAGGTTGTATTGGATCATCTCATCAGTCCCCGAAGCATTTACTGCAACAAGTTCAATATCATCTCTATCTGCAATAATACGCGCCACACATCTACCGATTCTTCCAAGTCCGTTAATTGCTACTTTTACAGCCATACTTTACCCTTATGATTATTATGCTAAAATTACGCAATTTTA is a genomic window of Sulfurovum sp. XGS-02 containing:
- a CDS encoding HP0268 family nuclease, with the protein product MKLKLARTTLKAKPKTIELQKIEDELANRSIFYFDKDNSHKELKELIEYFEEKGFSVYMREVKYGLDENEYIYEVHIIA
- the pgk gene encoding phosphoglycerate kinase gives rise to the protein MKTLKDLKIDGKRVFIRCDFNVPKDEFGNITDDRRIRSALATIRYCIDRDCKIILASHYERPEPGKYEEKYSLAPIAKRLRTLLKVENEIFMAEDVVGEDAKAKAAVMKEGDMLLLENLRYEAGETENDMAFAEQLASFAEFYVNDAFGACHRKHASIDAITKFFDADHKAAGFLMSKEINFFSKVLENPVRPFIAVVGGSKVSGKLQALTNLINKVDKIIIGGGMAFTFLKAQGYEVGNSLVEDDLLDEAKGIMTKAKELGVKLYLPVDVVVAPEFSEKTTVKFLPIQEIPAGWMGLDIGPASSRLFREALNDAQTIIWNGPMGVYEMDRYSKGSFAMSNNIAQTHATTIVGGGDTADVTQRAGDADEMTFVSTGGGASLKLIEGISLPGIEALE
- a CDS encoding lysophospholipid acyltransferase family protein, yielding MFKTLSRSIAQVLLPPLGYLLMRFYWLTSKKNFHIMGEISQDQSIVVCWHGELLMSPQAYRHFHKKQSASGIISRHFDGEMIARILIYFSIAPLRGSSSRGAKQVLLEAFRALKKGDDLLVTPDGPRGPRHSISDGAIALAHKAKAPVLTVNYIPKAYWQLGSWDKFLIPKPFTTIDFYLESVSLEGMELDDARNFLREKMLTHTVH
- the nusA gene encoding transcription termination factor NusA, translating into MEKILDIIEAIAHEKNISKEHAIEAFKEALINTAKKLTSFTSTFEVNIDNDTKKYSVYKVITVVADDDEQLYVEVGKEGNKQEIESDSFIALSDAQEFDDSLEVGDQLKEEFILEEHGRTASANLFRELEYHVQRRIEQDLFEKYKEQVGSVMLGTVNRVDADDNTHVEIGELKGILTQRNRIKGEKFKRGDSIRALLRYVSVDPDHGLFLELTRTSPKFLEALMANEVPEIDDGVVEIVAAARIPGERAKIALKTEQMNVDPIGAAVGVKGVRINAVSEELNGENIDCIEFSPIPEVFITRALSPAISQSIKVDADEKKAVVNITSDQKAKAIGKSGINIRLASMLTGYTIELNEIEGVTERQVDSSESAEVTKTTDTSALEDLFK
- a CDS encoding triose-phosphate isomerase; its protein translation is MIFAANFKTNHTRASTEKYIKVLNEKLLAKKPEDQVYIFPPATALGRYEGDFTIGTQNAYPVQNGAFTGEIGTEQLDEFGIRTILIGHSERREHLGESQDKVAEKFTFFKEQGYEILYCIGEPLEIREKGDEAVMEYLLAQFDGIDISYKNLIVAYEPIWAIGTGRSATVEEIASTHQALKQTVQKPLLYGGSVKTSNIQEIAAIRGVDGVLVGSASLDVESFSEIILA
- the miaB gene encoding tRNA (N6-isopentenyl adenosine(37)-C2)-methylthiotransferase MiaB, which gives rise to MSKKLFIETLGCAMNVRDSEHMIAELNQKESYEITENLKDADLIIINTCSVREKPVAKLFSEIGVFNKNKKPSAKIGVTGCTASHLGDEIIKRAPSVDFVLGARNVSKITEVVHKKHAVEVSTDFDESTYAFGEYRSNPYKAMVNISIGCDKSCTFCIVPATRGEEISIPSDLIVQEIKKAVATGAKEVMLLGQNVNNYGRRFGSSEEQCDFTQLLQKISKIEGLERIRFTSPHPLHMDDAFIQEFASNPKICKQIHVPLQSGSTSLLKAMKRGYTKENFLNRCEKIRTLCPEATISTDIIVGFPGESDADFEDTMDVLEKVRFEQMFSFKYSPRPHTEAAEFDNQIDGDVAGERLTRLQARHTEILDEIMDAQLGTIHQVYFDELKPNGRVSGRSDDGKLFFVQGSEELLGKIVDVKVTKTSRGALDGVLV
- the gap gene encoding type I glyceraldehyde-3-phosphate dehydrogenase, producing MAVKVAINGLGRIGRCVARIIADRDDIELVAVNASGTDEMIQYNLKYDSVHGRRNDITVADGYLNIGGTKAKIFAERDLSKLDFASCGADLVLECTGAFLTAESVQPYLDNGVKKVVFSAPAKDDTATFVLGANADDYAGEAIISNASCTTNGLAPVAKVLDDVFGIEKGLMTTIHSYTSSQPILDAKHKKDPRKGRAGATNLVPTTTGAAKAISKVLPNLSGKLNGQAIRVPTPDVSMVDLTVTLNTNVTVEEVQAAFKTASEGSHKGILGVDEEYRVSQDFVGEELSTVVPLDTIQVIGDNMVKVLSWYDNEWGYSRRLVDMAVHVSKK